The following DNA comes from Streptomyces pristinaespiralis.
CTCTCCACGGCCCCCGGCCGGCCGCACTGGCGCATCACCGTCAAGCGGGTGCGGGGCGCGGCCGGTCCGCAGGGCGAGGTCTCCTCGTGGCTGCACGGGACCGCGCGGGTGGGGGACCGGCTGACCGTGTCGGTGCCCTTCGGCGATCTGGTGCTGGATGACGGCGAGGGCCCGCTGCTGCTGGCCTCCGCCGGTATCGGCAGCACGCCGATGCTCGCCATGCTCGGGCACCTCGCCGCCACCGGCTCCGCCCGCCCGGTCGTCGTGGTGCATGCCGACCGCGACCCGGCCGACCACGCCCACCGCGAGGAGCTGCGCCGCCTCGTCGACGCCCTCCCGTCGGCGTCCCTCCACCTCTGGTACGAGACCGGCGGCGACGCGGATGCGGCGACCGGGCAGGTGGACATCGGCGCACTGGACCTCCCGGAGGGGCTCACGGCCTGTCTGTGCGGGCCGTTGCCCTTCATGCGTGCCGTGCGGGGTGACCTGCTGCGCCGGGGAGTGCCCGCCGCGGCCGTCCACTACGAGGTGTTCGGACCCGATCTCTGGCTCGGGCAGGAGTAGCCGCCGACGGCAGTTTTTTCCGGCCTCCCCCCGGCGCACCTCGTAATTGGTAAGGATCTTGCTCCGCATGGCGTAAGGTTGTGTTCACCGACGCGGGGTGGAGCAGCTCGGTAGCTCGCTGGGCTCATAACCCAGAGGTCGCAGGTTCAAATCCTGTCCCCGCTACTGATGACACCGGCCCGGTGGTCGATCGAGAAGATCGACCACCGGGCCGGTGGCTTTTCCGGCAGTGCAACGCCCGTCGCCCGGTCGGGCGACGGGAAGTCGCCCCGCGGCGCGTCGGCGTCCAGCCTGAGGTGGGCGCGGTACTGTCCGCAGCCGTCAGCGGACCCGGTAGGACCCGGCAGGAGACCACCTTTGGGCCAGGAGTGGCGAGATCAGGGCGGCGCCAGAAGGGCCCCGTGGTTCGTCCGCGTGCTGCCCATGGCGATGATCGTCGGTGGGGTCGTCTTCGACGTTCTGACCCCTCCCCGGTTCACCGCCGTACCCCTCTATGCCGCCGCCCCGCTCGTCGCGGCCCCCGTCCTTACGTGGATGGCGACCCTGCTGACCGGGCTCGCGGCGCTCCTGGCCCTGAGTGTGCTGCATGCCGTCAACCGGAGCTTCTGGCAGATCACGGTCCTCACCGAGACGACCACGGTGGTCACCGTCGTCGTTCTCGCGCTGTTCATCAACACCCTCGTGCGGCGCAGCGGTCAGCGGCTCGCCTCCGCCCGGGTGATCGCGGAGACGGCGCAGCGTGCCGTACTGCCCGCGCCTGCCGACCGGATCGGTGGTCTGCACATCGCGGCCCGGTACGAGGCGGCGCAGGCGGGCGCGTTCATCGGCGGTGACCTGTTCGCGGTGCAGGACACCCCGCACGGCGTACGCCTCCTCGTCGGCGACGTACGGGGCAAGGGGCTGGGGGCGGTGGGGACGGTGGCGGTGCTCATCGGCGCCTTCCGCGAGGCAGCGGAGCAGGAGCGCTCGCTGGAGGGCGTGGCGCAGCGGCTGGAGCGGGCCCTCAAGCGGGAGGGCACCAGACGGGAGGGGCTGGACGCCGTCGAGGGGTTCA
Coding sequences within:
- a CDS encoding PP2C family protein-serine/threonine phosphatase, producing MGQEWRDQGGARRAPWFVRVLPMAMIVGGVVFDVLTPPRFTAVPLYAAAPLVAAPVLTWMATLLTGLAALLALSVLHAVNRSFWQITVLTETTTVVTVVVLALFINTLVRRSGQRLASARVIAETAQRAVLPAPADRIGGLHIAARYEAAQAGAFIGGDLFAVQDTPHGVRLLVGDVRGKGLGAVGTVAVLIGAFREAAEQERSLEGVAQRLERALKREGTRREGLDAVEGFTTAVLGEIPRGKALVRLVNRGHPEPLVLRADGALDVLAPAQPALPLGMGDLAAWPDRADEYPLPDGATLLLYTDGVTEARDTRGVFYDPVERLAGRLFPGPGELLDALVDDVRRYTGGGSSDDMALLAVGRPAEGQPEWRRTVPVVPPEPGGRGGSG